From the Leptospira noumeaensis genome, the window AAAGCATTTCATGCCGAGTGGAATAAAATTGATACTCCAGAAGTTAAAAGTTTGATAGCTTTTTTAGATGAATTTATTATAAAAAATTTCTCACAATAAAAGCCAAACTACGCATAACAGCGTCTTCCCGCTACGTTTCGGCACAAGGCCTCACTCGGCCTGCGGCAAATTCCCTTCCGGCACGCTTCTTGCTTCGCAACAAGGCGCGCCGACGCCAACACCTACTTCGTAGGCTCGGCTACAGGGAACTTCGGGAAGACTAATTCGTTATACGACATAGCAAAAATAAAATGAAGAATAAATTTAAAGAATACCATAAATTTACAAAAGAAGAGTTAATGAGGTTATCAAAGGAATCTCTCTATGTTTTTGATACCAACATCTTACTCAATATGTATAGGTATAGCCGGTCGACAGTTGAGGATTTCTTTACTGTTTTTTCAAAACTTAAAAAAGAAAATCGAATATGGATACCTTATCAAGTCGGAATAGAATTTTATGAGAATAGAATAAATGTAATTGCAGAACAAAGAAAATCTTACCAAGAAATACTTAAATCAATCACAAAATTTAAAAATGACATTTCAGCAAAATATAAAAATCATCCATTCTTAAACTTTGATGAAATTTTCAGTGAACTAAATAATAAAGCAATAACTGAAATAGAAAATAAAATTTGCGAAGCTGAAAAATTACAACCTAATTGGCTCGATCGTGATGAAATATTAGAAAGAATTAATCTAATATTCGAAGATAGCACAGGAGAGGAATTTACAGAAGAGAGATTAAAAGAAATTAAATCAGAAGGAAAGCTCCGCTATGAAAATAAAATTCCACCAGGATTCAAGGATGATAATAAATCCGATCACAAAAAATTTGGTGATTTGATAATTTGGTTCGAAATAATAGAAAAAGCTAAAAGCTCTAAAAAAAATATAATTTTGGTATCTGGTGACACGAAAGACGACTGGTGGTTAGAAAAAGATGGAAATAAGATAATGCCTTTACCAGCTCTAAAAAAAGAACTTTATAAACAAGCAGGTGTAAATTTTCACATATATACACCTGATGCATTCCTTGAATTTTCTACAATTGAGCTAGAAAAAAAGGATTCTTCTATTTCTGAAGCCAGAAAATTTCAAGAATTTGACGAATTAATCGGAACTGACCAAGAATATAATTACAAACTACAATCAATATCTTTAAACCTAAGTAGCCCTTTCCTCTCAGATAAATTCAAAAATATAATTATAGAAATTGAAAATAATATTATTAGCGTAATGGAAAGATTAATTCCTTCTGATCCAATTAATGATAGTATAAATTATACAAAAAACATAAACCATATTGAAATTATAAAATTTCAATTAAAATTAATGAAGAACGAAAATTTCAATGACATATTCATGATCAAACAATTTGATACACTATTGAGCTATCTATTAAACACTCTATCTGAGCTGCTATTGAATAGAAAATTATATCTTGACGACATACATGACTTATACAAATCCATTTCCATTATCGAAAAACACAGAAAGTTCATATTAACATTAACCTAAATCATTTGCTACGTCGTATAACAGCATCTTCCCGCTACGTTTCGGCACAAGGCCTCACTCGGCCTGCGGCAAATTCCCTTCCGGCACGCTTCTTGCCCAGCAAGAAGTCGCGCCGACGCTAACGCCTCTTCCAGAGGCTCAGCTACAGGGAACTTCGGGAAGACTAGTTCGTTATGCGAAATGTCAAAAAAAGTGCATTAAAAAAGAATTTACTCTAAATATTTAAGAAATATAATAGGAGCAATGGAAGAAGAATCAAATTCATCCGATAGTAATGAACACCTAATTCCTGATAAACAGAACGATTCAATTGATGAAAATTCTTCCGATACTTTACCAGGTTCTGCTTTAAACTTTCCAAAACAAATTAATACCATAAATAATATGAGTAGCCTCTCCGCAGCTCAATCTGTAGCGGAAGCCCTAAAACGAACAAATGCTCTCAATTCAATGAGTAGCCTCTCTGCAGCTCAATCTGTAGCGGAAGCCCTAAAACGAACAAATGCTCTCAATTCAATGAGTAGGGAACACCAAATGCAGGAAAATGTTATCCAAGAAAATTATAGTAGTTCCTTGAAACTAAAAAAGGATATTATTGAATTAGAAAAACAAATTTTAGAATTCGAGAACAAATACAGTGAAAAATCAGAAGAACATAAGGAAGCAACCGAAGAACTTGAAAAATTAAAGGTCTTAATAGAGACGTATGACTCTAAAAGCAAATTGAACCATATTGCAAGTAAAATTCATCCCGAGGCAGCAAATCTATTATATAGCAATCATGACTTATTACAAGAATTCGATAAGGATACTTCAAGAAATGTAACCGTTTTATCAATTGATATAAGACGATCAACAGAATTAATGCTAAAAGCTAAGGATCCACATTCATATGCTTTGTTTATTTCAGAAATAGCAGTTGGATTAAAAGAAATAATATTAGCAAATTTTGGAATCTTTGATAAATTTACCGGTGATGGAATATTAGCCTTTTTTTCCGAATTCTATTCAGGGAAAGACTTTCTAGCACATTCTCTCAAGGCAGCAAACGAATGTCATGAGTTTTTCAATAAGTATTATAATTTGAATAGAAATAAATTCAAAATAGTAATGAAAGATATTGGCTTAGGAATTGGAATAGATTACGGAGAAGCAAACATAATAAAAATCAACAATGAATTAACGGTCATCGGAAACCCAGTAGTATATGCTTGTCGCTTCTCAGGATGTCAACCAAACCAAACTTTAAGTAACCAAGGAATGGTAGATGCTTTGCGTGAAAAATATGATTCTTATTTAAATATCGAAGAAAGCGTAATAGACATTAAACATGAGGGCAAAGCCTTCGGTTATACCGCGTACTTAAATTTTAATAAATTACAATTAATTAATCCATTTTGGCTTAGAGATTCTAATTAAAAACCTTTTGACACTTCGCATAACAGCGCGGAAACGCTGCGCTTCGGCACTTCGGCCTCGCTTGGGCTGTGCCACATTCCCCTTCTGGCACTCGCTTGCATACGCAAGCTACGTGACCAGTCCCTAACGTCCCGTTGGGACTCAGGGTCGGGGAACGTCGTCTCCCCTAGTTCGTTATGCGTCATTTTTCAAAAACTTAATTTATAGAAAATATAAAAGGATTAAGCAAATTATATTATGATCAAATTTCTACTTTTTTTTCTCATATTTTCACATACAATCTTCGCAGAAGAAATTAGAATATTTTCTATGACGCAACTTGATTTCTTTATTAGGGGAGGATACTTTACTGCCGAAAATTTTTATGCTGACTCGGAATTTAAGAATTGGACATACAAAAAAGACCTAAATTTTATTCTTAGTATTTGGAAAGAAAATGGAACTTGGTGTCGTGCAGAATTTACGAATTGGGAATTAACATCGCTTGATGTATTAGGTTTAAAATTTGATTACTATATCTATGCAACTGGACCAATCTATAATGCTTCCAAAACAAGCTTCACTGATTTCAATTATATTGAAATTCAATCCGATCCATATTATTACAAATTAGAAAATAAATGTTATCGCAAAAAAGAAAATCCTCCAATTGTTTTAAATTATTCTAATCCATTAGAATTTGCCAATTTAGTTGACGATAAATACTGTATCCTCCCTAAATTACATAGAGATTGTCAAAATAAAATAGAAAAAATTATGAAAGACAATGGATTCAATTATTTTGATACAAGGATTTGGCCACATCAGGACTTTAAGAATTTTATTAAAAAATACGAGCAAGTTCCAAATTCTTTTAAAAAAGTAAAAAGAACGATAAACTATGAAGATGGTCCAGCAGAAATATATAATGACTAATATTTGAAATATAACAGTTAATCTAACTACTATATTTGTCATTATTCTTCTTGATAACATATTTGTCTTAGGAACACATCAGGTAAAATTCCGAAAGTGAAAATCGACGCATAACAGCGACTACTCACTGCGCTTCGGCACTTACGGCCTCGCTTGGGCTGCGCCACATTTCCCTTCTGGCATTCGCCTTGCTTACGCAAGCTACATGCCAGTCCCTAACGTCCCGACGGGACTCAGGGTCGGGAAACGTCGAGTAGCCTAGTTCGTTATACGACATGACAAAAAATAGAATCATTAATATGAAAAAAATAACTTTAACAATTACAATATTCCTTTTAAACTCTGTGATTAATGCGCAGACAAGTAAACCCACTTTTGAAACTGGTATTAGAGTTCAAAAAGCAGAGTTTATTCCTTACGATTATAGTAGAAACGTTACTGATGCCGAACCTTTCCCGAATGTAAAGATTCAGAACTTACGAAATAATACTAAAACAATTAATCCGTTCTTTCTAATTTACAAAGATCTTCAAAGGGGGTTTTCTATAGAATTTGATTATTCAAAAATTCAAATTGAAAGACCAAATTTTGACAATGAATTTCTTATTGGAAATCGGTTCTATAGATTCAAAAACTACCTTGCAAATAACGAAAGAAGTGACATTAAACTAAACTTCTTCTTCTACCCTTCCCAACAATTGAACGAATATTTCTCATTTGGAATCGGAATTAGAAAAATTGATAGAATCAGAAATGCATCAGAGCATTTATACTCGATCGAAGAAAAAATTCTATCAATGGGTCCGCAATTTGTCATGAAATCCAAAATTCCAATTACCGAAAAACTCTCAATTAACCTTGGTTTAGATTTATATCATACACAGGGACGACGAAATTATAGTTATTCAAGTTCGCATTATTCCCCTCAAGGAAATTATTCATTTCTAGAAACGGTTAAAGGAAATGGAAAAACCATCGGAATCTTTCAAGGCTATGAAGCAAACGTTTCCTTAAAATATAATTTTCTGGAAAACTTCAATCTCGCATTCGGTTACAACTACAATTATTCCTATTTTAAGTATCAAAACCTAGATGATTACACTTACTATTTCAATTTCTCCTCCGCATCAAGTGACTATGCTGTCCAGAATACTAAATATTCGAATGGAAAAGAAATAATTAGAGGATTCTATATATCCGCATCAACAGTATTCTAATTGTCACGTCGTATAACTACCGCTAACCACTTCGCTTCGGGACTTACGCCCTCGCTCGGTCTACGACACATAGGCTTTTGGCACTCCTCTTGCCTTCGCAAGCGTCGTGCCAATCCCTAACGTCCCGTCCGGGACTCAGGGTCAGCCTACGTCGGTTAGCTTAGTTCGTTATGCGAAATATTTGAACTCATATGAAAAAGGAAAAATGTATGCCGATAAATTTAGATATTCCAGCAAACAGCATTGAGTATTTCTCAACTGAAGCAATAGAAGAATTAAGAGATGCTACATTAAATTACTCTCTTAATATTATAGATGAAGCAAATCGATTAGATGCAACAATTAGATCAAAAAAAGACAAACCGGAAATAACGCGTTCAATCGTAAAAAATGCCGTTAATTTCCGAGAAAATCCATTTAATATTAGAAAAAAATCATTAAAATATATTTTAATTCAAATTGCATCTTCAATTTTTCTATTCTTATCTGGAATTACATATGACTTCCAAAAGTTTTCTACAGATAAATTGCATTTGGCTTCATTTCTGGTAATTACACTAATCGCAATTACATCAACAGTTTCAATGTTTTTTATGGGGAGAGATGAAATATGAAAATTATAAATAAATCAAAATATACAAAGAATAAGCAAATATTAGAGGACATTTCCAAAGAATATATAGAACTCTTAACAGAAAACATACAATTCAAAAAAAGAAATCTCGATTACAAAGAAGTAGATTATAAAGATCTTATAGTTGCGCACGAAGATTTCAAAAAAAGAAATTCAGTAAAATCTATCCAAAAAGAAAGAAAAAGCAATCTTCTCTTATTTACTGGAATGCTATACGTAGTAATAGGATTACTAACATACTCCTATAGTAACTTCGAAATTGGACCAAATAACCTAGGCATTATAATATCAATTTTTGGAATAATAATTGCATTTTCTAGTGTTACTTTAAATTTTTTAAAGAATGATATTTTTCTTTTAACTTCAAAAAGAATAGAGAAGAAGATAGATAAATTCGAGATAATTAACAAATGGAATAAAATCGAAACATTGACAAATGCATTTTTATACAATAAAAAAATCGCGAAATCAGTTGAGAATAATATTCATTTACCACTTTCAAAAAAAATCAACATTCTATACGAAAATCAATATATAAACAAGGAAGATATTATAAATTATCAAACCATTTTAAAAGCTAGAAACAATATTGTACATAGTTCAAACCTGGATATAGATGAAAAAGAACTGCGAAATTTACTAGAAAAAGCTGACAATATAATTGAAATTTTGGAAATTAAAAATCGATAATCAAATACTTCGCATAACAGCGTCTACTCACTGCGCTTCGGCACTTGCGGCCTCGCTTGGCCTGCGGCACATTTCCCTTCTGGCATTCGCTCGCATACGCAAGCTGCATGCCAGTCCCTAACGTCCCGCTGGGACTCAGGGTCGGGAAACGTCGAGTAGACTAGTTCGTTATGCGACATTGCAAAAAAGTTGTTTACTTTTTTCTCTAAGCAACAGAATAATTTGCCAATGAAATTTCTAATACCAATAGTTTTTACAATATTAGGATGTAACTCATATACAAGTTACATAGCGCCAGATTCCAAAAAAATCAATATATTACCGAACAAAAGAATCGCTTTAATAGGATTCATGAATTATGAATTTGAAATGAACAAAGATAGACAAGGAAACTTATACAGGTCATCTGCATCTCTAAATTACAACAAATCTATGAAACCGCTATTTCCTGCAGGTAAGGATGTATCCTCCTTTAATTCGAATAATATTAATAATCAAATTGCAAGGGAGAATTGTTTAGATCTTGTTTATGAATATATAAATATTGTAAAAGATTCAGGAAAAAAAGAATTGAGTAAATTTATCGATTTTAATTTAACACCTGATACTTCAAAGTCTACATGCTTAGTTAAAACTAATAATGTAGACTACTATATACTTGGAATCCCAGGAAAACCCTTTAATTCATGGGTTAATTACGATGAAAGCTTTTTTGGTTACATTAAAAGTGGAATTTCAGTTTTATCATTTTTTATATTCCCCTCTAAACAAGCAGAACCAGTAAATGGATTTTTCTATATTTACGATTCCAAGCTAAATCTTGTTGATAAGTTTGAATATAAAAAGCAGGTAATAATCACAACATCATGGTGGTTTAATTTAAATTTAAATGAAAAGGAATATGTATTTAAAGAAATTGATCAGAGTATAATCAAATCACAAGAAAACATCACCAAAGAATTTTCTTACGACTTTTATGCAAAATATAAATAAAATATATTTTTCTCTATTACAAGACAAAAAAGGAACAAAAATGAAAACAAAGCTATCAACACTATTAATCGGATTAATACTAAGCAATTGTGTATTTATGCCAGATTATTCAAAAAATTTCAAAAAATACCCTATAAAACCTGATCTAAAATCAATTTCGGTGACCAAACCCGAAGGTAGATTTGAAATGTTTGCTACTGGTTTTTACTATATTCTAGCAGCTAACTTAATTGAAGAAAATTTAAAATATTCAGAATTATTTTCTGAAGTTAAAGAAAAAGACGGCGATTACATCCTAACAGCAGAAAAAATTGATGATAAATATACTGGAGAATTTATTGATGTTGCGTATTCAATAACTGTTGAATACTCACTACACCTAAAAAATAGATTAGTTTTTAAGAATAAATATAGTGCGACAGCTATTTCTGAGCCTACCGAACATTTCATGTATGCTTTTAGACAAAGGTTAGCTCGAGAAAGAGCTCTTCAAATGACTGTAAACAAATTTTTAGACGATTTAGAAACTATGAAGATTCTCAAATAATCTCTGATTCATATTCTTTTGCAACGTCGCATAACAGCGCGGAAACGCTGCGCTTCGGCACTTACGGCCTCGCTTGGTCTGCGACACATTCCCCTCCTGGCACTCGCTTGCATACGCAAGCTACGTGACCAGTCCCTAACGTCCCGTTGGGACTCAGGGTCGGGGAACGTCGTCTCCGCTAATTCGTTAGTTGCAATGTGCAGAATTTCGTTCTCGCCAGGTTCGTTTTTTCTCGCTTTTATCTATTAAGCAAAGATTGATACAAAAGATTAATTTGATCGGTCTTGTTTGTTTAAGATTTCTCAAAATTGATTTACTCTGCGCTCTTTGTTGATGTTTTCTGGTGGACTTCCAGTTCTTTCTTATCACAAATCTTTTCTCGACGGGCACACTGCAACTAACAGCGTCTTAACGCTTCACTTCGGGACAGGCCCTCGTTCGGCCTTCGGCAAATTTCCCGCTACCCTAACGCCTACTACGCAGGCTCAGGGCGGGAAACTTCGTCAAGACTAGTTCGTTATCTGCAATGCGTAAAAATCATTTTCTTAAGAGAGTAAAAGGAAAATCAAATCATGCAAAATCAAACTTCGCTTATATACAAATTAACTATAATAATCATTTATTGTGTACTATTCACACCTAACTGCAGAAAGCCTTCAAGTTCAAAGCGGGATTTTCTAGATGCCGTACGATTTAAGGAATATGACAGAGTTCAAGATCTTATTGATTTAGGAGAAGACGTAAATCAGTCCGATTATAGATCCGGAGAAACCGCTCTATTATTAGCTATTGCTAAACGTGACTTCGATATGGTTGAAATTTTATTGAAAGCTAAAGCTGATCCTAATAAAAAAAGTATTTTCCATGGTCCGATTCATTTAGCGTCAGATTTTTGTTCACCAGAAATTCTAAGAATACTAATAAATGCAAAAGCAGATATAAATGCTCAAAACGCTTTTGATTATTATACTCCCTTAGAAATTTCCCTTCTAAATGGAAATTTAAAATGCACAGAAATACTAATTAACAGCGGAGCGAAAATCGAAGGTCTTTCCGTTTCACATATATTCTCTGAAATTGCCGAAAAAGGTCGAACTGAAATTTTAAATTATATCTTAGATGTTCTAGATATCCAAATATATCAACATGAAGCGAATTTAGCACTATTACGTTCAGTTCGATCTGGAAATATTAATACTGTTCAATATCTTTTAAAAAAGAATTTGAAGTTGAATACTAATTTTTTTGATGATGACGGAGACGCACTAATACATATTGCAACAAAATATAATAGAACTTCAATATTAAATTTATTGCTAACTGCTGGTGCAGATCCCAACTTAAAAAACAAAAAAGGAGAAACCCCAATACGCATCGCTCTTAAACAAAAAAACTTATCACTTGCGGAAATACTTAAAAATTCTGGAGCAACTAATTAAAAATTAATAAACCATTCTTTTCAACGCACTGCAGATAACAGCGAGG encodes:
- a CDS encoding Lp29 family lipoprotein, translating into MKFLIPIVFTILGCNSYTSYIAPDSKKINILPNKRIALIGFMNYEFEMNKDRQGNLYRSSASLNYNKSMKPLFPAGKDVSSFNSNNINNQIARENCLDLVYEYINIVKDSGKKELSKFIDFNLTPDTSKSTCLVKTNNVDYYILGIPGKPFNSWVNYDESFFGYIKSGISVLSFFIFPSKQAEPVNGFFYIYDSKLNLVDKFEYKKQVIITTSWWFNLNLNEKEYVFKEIDQSIIKSQENITKEFSYDFYAKYK
- a CDS encoding PIN-like domain-containing protein — translated: MKNKFKEYHKFTKEELMRLSKESLYVFDTNILLNMYRYSRSTVEDFFTVFSKLKKENRIWIPYQVGIEFYENRINVIAEQRKSYQEILKSITKFKNDISAKYKNHPFLNFDEIFSELNNKAITEIENKICEAEKLQPNWLDRDEILERINLIFEDSTGEEFTEERLKEIKSEGKLRYENKIPPGFKDDNKSDHKKFGDLIIWFEIIEKAKSSKKNIILVSGDTKDDWWLEKDGNKIMPLPALKKELYKQAGVNFHIYTPDAFLEFSTIELEKKDSSISEARKFQEFDELIGTDQEYNYKLQSISLNLSSPFLSDKFKNIIIEIENNIISVMERLIPSDPINDSINYTKNINHIEIIKFQLKLMKNENFNDIFMIKQFDTLLSYLLNTLSELLLNRKLYLDDIHDLYKSISIIEKHRKFILTLT
- a CDS encoding LA_2444/LA_4059 family outer membrane protein codes for the protein MKKITLTITIFLLNSVINAQTSKPTFETGIRVQKAEFIPYDYSRNVTDAEPFPNVKIQNLRNNTKTINPFFLIYKDLQRGFSIEFDYSKIQIERPNFDNEFLIGNRFYRFKNYLANNERSDIKLNFFFYPSQQLNEYFSFGIGIRKIDRIRNASEHLYSIEEKILSMGPQFVMKSKIPITEKLSINLGLDLYHTQGRRNYSYSSSHYSPQGNYSFLETVKGNGKTIGIFQGYEANVSLKYNFLENFNLAFGYNYNYSYFKYQNLDDYTYYFNFSSASSDYAVQNTKYSNGKEIIRGFYISASTVF
- a CDS encoding adenylate/guanylate cyclase domain-containing protein, with the protein product MEEESNSSDSNEHLIPDKQNDSIDENSSDTLPGSALNFPKQINTINNMSSLSAAQSVAEALKRTNALNSMSSLSAAQSVAEALKRTNALNSMSREHQMQENVIQENYSSSLKLKKDIIELEKQILEFENKYSEKSEEHKEATEELEKLKVLIETYDSKSKLNHIASKIHPEAANLLYSNHDLLQEFDKDTSRNVTVLSIDIRRSTELMLKAKDPHSYALFISEIAVGLKEIILANFGIFDKFTGDGILAFFSEFYSGKDFLAHSLKAANECHEFFNKYYNLNRNKFKIVMKDIGLGIGIDYGEANIIKINNELTVIGNPVVYACRFSGCQPNQTLSNQGMVDALREKYDSYLNIEESVIDIKHEGKAFGYTAYLNFNKLQLINPFWLRDSN
- a CDS encoding ankyrin repeat domain-containing protein; amino-acid sequence: MQNQTSLIYKLTIIIIYCVLFTPNCRKPSSSKRDFLDAVRFKEYDRVQDLIDLGEDVNQSDYRSGETALLLAIAKRDFDMVEILLKAKADPNKKSIFHGPIHLASDFCSPEILRILINAKADINAQNAFDYYTPLEISLLNGNLKCTEILINSGAKIEGLSVSHIFSEIAEKGRTEILNYILDVLDIQIYQHEANLALLRSVRSGNINTVQYLLKKNLKLNTNFFDDDGDALIHIATKYNRTSILNLLLTAGADPNLKNKKGETPIRIALKQKNLSLAEILKNSGATN